The nucleotide window TTCCGTGCATCAACGACATCGAGCGGGCCGAGCGAATCACCGGCCATCTCCTGCTTTGCATGCCCCGAGAAAATCACTACCCCCGTATCAACGATCTGGTTGGCAAGCTTCTTCGCCTCCGGACCGCTCATTGGAACAAGTGTCGGATCGTCGGACGGCGGCTCCGGCTTATGTGACATAATATCACACTGTGAGGTAACGGCAAGTAAGGGGCCGGATAGCCCCCAGGCCGCCGAGGAGGGGAATTTGCTACTTGACGCACAGACGTGCGCCAAGTATAATATTACATGGCCAACCGCAAAGCTGGAACCGCCAAAACCGCCGTCCTCGCCAATCTCCCACGGGCATGCTCGGACGAGCGCACCGCCGTTGAGTTCTTCGAGGCGCAACGTTGGGGTTCAGCCCCCAACTGCCCGCATTGCGGCGATACGGACGTCGTAATGATGAAAGCGAAAGACGGTTCCCGGAATGCCCGGTATCTCTGGCGGTGTCACGGTTGCAAGCAACAGTTCACCGTCAAAGTCGGGACGATTATGGAAGGCTCGCCTGTTCCGCTGCGCCACTGGGCATACGCTTTCTATGAAGCGTGCAAGTCCAAGAAGGGCGTCAGCGCGAAAGAAATCGAGCGCCAGTGCCACGTCACGTACAAGACCGCCTTGTTCATGATGCATCGCATTCGTTGGGCAATGGCACCAGCGAATGCGAACGAACCGAAGCTCGGGCAGGACGGCGGCATCGTCGAATACGATGAAACGTTCGTCGGCGGCAAGCCGCGCGGCCTGCCAAACTACATGGCCCACCTTGGCCATCGGAAAATGGGAATGCGCCCCGATTTCAAAGAGCGCAAAACCCCGGTGGTCGCCGGCATCGAGCGCGGCGGTCGCGTGAAGGCGCGCGTCGTTGACGACACGAAGGCGGAAACGCTCGGCGCGTGCGTGCGCGAAATGGTCGATCCGTCAGCGACGCTGATGACCGACGAGAAGCGCGCCTATGAAGCGATTGGTCGCGACTTCGCCGCGCACCACACGATCAAACACTATCGCGGACGTTGGGCGGATGGGGATGTGACGACCAACCGCATCGAAGCTTTTTGGGCGCTCCTGAAGCGGCAGATTCTCGGGACGCACCACAGCGTCAGCAAGAAGCACCTGCACCGTTACGTCAGCGAGGTGGAGTTCAAGTTCAACACGCGCGGCATGGATGACGGCCAACGCACGGTGCTCGCGATTCAGTCGGCCGACAACAAGCGCCTGACCTATCGGAAGCAGGTGGACGGATGAACGTCACGTCCGCTATTTTTGAAAAAGGTCCAGCCGGGCGTGGTCTTGGACACCGCACCCGGCTGGGGACGAACCGCGAAGGGTTGGACTCCTTCACGGGGGGGTGGAGCGTTCGAGGATTGAACCCGACGGCGGAGATTCCAAGGCCCCAGCCGGTCACCAGACGCGCCCCACAATTGTTTTATCACAGCGGTCCCGGCGCCTTCACGGCGTCGCGGATCGTTGTGTTACTTCAAACCGCGAAGCGCCATATACGCTCGCACCTGAGAGTCGATGTAGTTCCACTCAGCCAACGACAGATCGGCGGGAACCGGAACCGCAAGCGTTCCACGGCTCGGCAGCTGGATCATGAAATCATCGGGGCTGGACTGTCGCGCGTCAGCGCGCCCGCCCTCATCGCGACGCGGCACTTCGGTATCGCTCTTCGTCCCGTTCGTCGGCTTTCCGTTTGTCTTGGCCTTCGCCGGACGGTCGCCCGATACGACGCTGAGTCCCCGCGCCTTGAAGTGCGGCGAGAACGTACATCCGGTCGCTGTCAGCCCGTCGAGATAGAAGCGCAGCGATTTCCGAAGGACGGAGCCGCTGACCCCGCCGTTGTCGCGGAAACGATCGACCAGCTGCTTAAGTGTCGCGCGGTCGGTATCAAGGTCGCCGATGATTTGTTGGTAGTGGCCGAGGAACACGGCCTTCCACTCGTGGACCCACGTATCCGTGCCGACGCTCGACGCCAAATCGTGCAGCGACTGGGTCACGGTGCCCGTGTCGTCGATCAGATCGAAGAAGCGGAGCGCGCCGCGCACCTGACTCTTCGCGGTGCCGGACATCTTCGTCATGACGCTGGCGTCGATCTGCGAAGGGATCGCGGTGTTTTTCAGCGATTCAAGGAAGCCGACGAATGTCTTCCACGGCGCGTACGGCGGGGTTTGAACGGCTTCGGCTGGACCGGCGGTCATGGCAACCTCGTGGTTTGCGCGAACGCCTATATCTAGCGGAGGGTCATATGATGGGTCAAGTGGGTCAAGAATTGGGCAGAGGGGATGATGTCATCGTCCGTGCCTTCGGAGATGAACCGGTCGCCCTTTTCGTGGTATCGGACGACGGGGAGTATATCACCGTCGCCAGCCGTGACGGCGTCGCGACGGTGCGATTCCCCAGGGCGTGCGTCTTTCGGTTCGATTCCGCGCTTCTGAGCGCCATGAAGGCCGCATTCGACCGAAAAGAAGCCGATTTGCTCAAGTCCCTTTGGAGGAACCTCGTCCGTGCCTAAAAAGCCCAAGCGAGCGCCGAAAAAGCGAGGCCCAAAAGCCGACATGCTGGTCATCGACCGGAACTGGAAGGACGCTGTGAGCGACGCCATGAAGCGGGGAAAGCCGCCCGCCGAAGAAGCGAAGCCGCCAAAAAAGAAACGGGCCTCGAA belongs to Gemmatimonadaceae bacterium and includes:
- a CDS encoding IS1595 family transposase; this encodes MANRKAGTAKTAVLANLPRACSDERTAVEFFEAQRWGSAPNCPHCGDTDVVMMKAKDGSRNARYLWRCHGCKQQFTVKVGTIMEGSPVPLRHWAYAFYEACKSKKGVSAKEIERQCHVTYKTALFMMHRIRWAMAPANANEPKLGQDGGIVEYDETFVGGKPRGLPNYMAHLGHRKMGMRPDFKERKTPVVAGIERGGRVKARVVDDTKAETLGACVREMVDPSATLMTDEKRAYEAIGRDFAAHHTIKHYRGRWADGDVTTNRIEAFWALLKRQILGTHHSVSKKHLHRYVSEVEFKFNTRGMDDGQRTVLAIQSADNKRLTYRKQVDG